A section of the Spirosoma pollinicola genome encodes:
- the sov gene encoding T9SS outer membrane translocon Sov/SprA — MVNPYFVHSPVVSHFIPTVSRLLFIPNGWLVLGCWLLLGLGVSLGQDQQPPKAPARRGTTSRRQQAVTDSARADARRRAIMRADSAKQAIQDRNDSIRALRSAGRRPTVNWPDRRATRFSERSSKSPFILRDPKGVATDFRLGPDGDIAVTERVRSGVSLSGAPMSNTATGTSPVSGTGVAGAAPSTQPGGAIQPGAILPPSQFGLPYRPAETIPFSTYNQLQNQRVEQNIWREYSAKRDGQSALSGRGLTPKLELPPVIDRLFGGSQVDFKPNGFVMLDIGYRYQLVDNPALPLLQRRNGGIIFDQQININFNGKIGEKLGILANFDTKASFNFENALKLNYKPGGGLPALGSGQGLPGMPNLPSVPNLPGVPNLPGMPGMPDVNGSIPKFTPQNENILQGLEVGNISWAVNSQLIPGVQNLFGIKTQLRFGRLNATVVASQQRSRKNEIVLRGGTSNRPFEIRADQYDENRHFFLSQFFRANYEASLKTLPQVTSGVNITRVEVYVTNRTNTTESLRNIAGFQDLGEGNPYSQTNPILSPFSRNNRTPTDNAANGLFGRLTGSAANNGFRQVDQTNDVLTGSSYQLAKGTDYDLLRGAKRLTDREYKLQPELGYISLVTALRNDEILAVAYEYTYQGRRYKVGELTEDYQSRQNNEVLVLKLLKSATLRNNLQLPMWNLMMKNIYSLPTAQITRQGFQLRVIYKDDLTGIDNPNLQEGAIQNIPLVQVFGMDRLNQQLDAQPDGNFDFVEGLTIDSRYGKIIFPTLEPFGSYLASKLGNDAALRSKYVFDQLYRTTLTDAQQIADKNKFFLKGAYQSGNGAEVQLPLGVSDQSITVTAGGVPLVTGQDYVFESQTGRLRIINESVTNSGREIRISYEQPDLFQNQIRTLVGTRLDYTVNRDASIGLTAMHMKETPAGFLTRVALGNEPVNNTILGLNANIRKDAPGLTRLLDALPGVQTKALSTVQINAEVAQLFPGTNQKARNESYLDDFEAARTIFDLTRQPTRWRLGATPQRQQAPIFQQGSFADPLPFAYNRARMSVYTVDPSIFSSAGSLGVASNIDLDDVNAHVYERPFLPQDLFPGRSARVVQLPESILDVSYFPSERGMYNYNTNLDANGNLPNPRQNFGAVTRAISSDIDFDNANIENVTFWLMDPFVTGAAGVVRGSNVDTKNKNNTTGGKLFFNLGDISEDVIKDGRYEFENGFPASADTASNRIGGVQTTSWGKAPTQQFVTNAFQSGVRDRQDIGLDGLSSQPTIPDGVTSEQDFFRNYLNTIRTRVTDPTALAEIQQDPSGDDFKFYLGDEADQQKYIVARYKRFMGMENNSPENTSTNQYLTPASSTLPDIEDLNIDNTINDNEAYYEYEVDLRPGKLAVGQKYIVDKVTVPSKNAPGGVVTWYQFRIPIREPSGKVGSINGFKSMRFMRMYMTDFAEPVVLRFAELQMEANQYRKYTGDLTQRGLQEVPEPYDANFTVSTVNVEENSSTQTSAVGGDKYTYTVPPNYVRDRDYTQPNVVELNEQSMRLSVTNLRDGDSRGAFRNTNFNLLFRERIKMFVHMHNPDRESLPGVSTFVRLGTDYTENYYEIEIPNLISTQPGNQTSETVWPSSNELDLALEELINLKANRNRQFTRRTSLPYTEQSTTGRYLLTVVGNPDLSSVQSVMIGVRNPKISGDGERPRTFTVWVDEFRAYGYDQHAGMAAIGSVNMKLADIGTLTASGRITTFGFGGVQTRIGERALETTTEMGFSSALSIDKFLPASWGLRIPLYVNYDHRNVDPHFDPLDPDTPLETSLSTKSEADRASYRQLVQDNTTRRGYNFSNVRKVKTDPNAKAHFWDIENFAFTYAFNDAKRTNILTQEYLQQQHKGGIAYTFSSQAKPFEPFRNVASFEAPYLRWLKDFNITLLPTLVSIRSDMDRSFIKTQLRSSDLTTNGIVPQFEKYFLFNRYYDLTWNLTRSLVLTYHAQANAIIDEPAGDINTQAKRDSIINSIKHLGRMKNFVQDIRATYRLPLDKIPLLDWIAADAIYGVGYQFQANSYGVVDSLGVPFGNVLRNNREQGITGRVDLIRLYNKIRYLRFANTPSPVRKNFARNPGDFEDIERSESKILKNFTRALLTVRGINFSYTRQESTILPGFLPTPKLFGLSADNAPGLGFVLGNQDHNIIYKAADKGWLSPSTVLNTAFQQNITKKFTASTTLEPFKDFRMQINWRLDRTDAYQEYYRPATQGGPFETQTPVRSGQFSMSFWSFRTAFEGLRKDNSSPIFDRFEAYRDTFIKRLTAASPEGKGQYNKTSQDVLIPAFFAAYSGQPVEKAQLSPFYSFPLPNWTVAYNGLSGLEFIKKKFSAFTINHSYSSTYSVGNFTSNLDYGAAYVNLAVQNFAPGTIRDQTGQLLPLFANQLNQYVPIVAMSTITMSEKFQPLIGVQLQTKSRINGRVEYSQSRDVALSLSNSQVAEFSTKDLMVSLGFTKQNVRIPFRINGAYKRLKNDLNFTCNLTLRDARDVQRKLDAEFTILSRSVLNFQLNPQLSYIVNRRLNFNVYFTRSFNDPFVSTVFPQATTSGGVRVKFNLAE; from the coding sequence ATGGTGAACCCCTACTTTGTTCACAGTCCTGTTGTTAGCCATTTTATTCCCACCGTCAGCCGACTTCTGTTTATTCCAAATGGGTGGCTAGTATTGGGTTGCTGGCTACTATTGGGTCTGGGTGTCAGTCTGGGACAAGACCAACAACCCCCTAAGGCACCTGCCCGGCGGGGCACTACCAGCCGACGACAACAAGCTGTTACGGATTCGGCGCGTGCCGATGCGCGTCGACGTGCTATCATGCGTGCCGACTCGGCAAAACAGGCTATTCAGGATCGAAATGATAGTATTCGGGCCTTGCGCAGTGCCGGCCGGCGACCAACCGTTAACTGGCCCGACCGCCGGGCTACGCGGTTTTCGGAACGATCATCAAAATCACCGTTTATTCTTCGTGACCCTAAAGGCGTCGCTACCGATTTTCGGCTTGGTCCCGATGGGGATATTGCCGTTACGGAGCGGGTACGCTCGGGCGTGTCGTTGTCGGGTGCGCCCATGAGCAATACCGCTACCGGTACATCGCCTGTGTCGGGCACCGGGGTGGCGGGTGCAGCGCCATCTACCCAGCCGGGGGGAGCCATCCAGCCCGGAGCCATTTTGCCGCCTTCTCAATTTGGTTTGCCGTATCGGCCTGCCGAAACGATTCCATTTTCGACCTATAATCAACTTCAGAATCAGCGGGTAGAGCAAAATATCTGGCGGGAATACAGTGCGAAACGCGATGGACAAAGTGCATTGAGCGGTCGCGGATTAACGCCTAAACTCGAATTGCCACCGGTGATCGACCGGCTTTTTGGCGGTAGTCAGGTAGATTTCAAGCCCAATGGATTCGTTATGCTCGATATTGGGTATCGCTATCAGTTGGTAGATAACCCTGCCCTTCCGCTGTTGCAACGCCGGAACGGAGGTATCATATTCGATCAGCAAATCAACATTAACTTCAACGGGAAGATTGGTGAAAAACTGGGTATACTGGCCAATTTTGACACCAAAGCCAGCTTTAACTTTGAGAATGCCCTTAAGCTGAATTATAAGCCGGGAGGGGGCTTGCCTGCCTTAGGATCAGGACAGGGTTTGCCGGGTATGCCTAATTTGCCGAGCGTCCCTAATTTACCCGGAGTGCCCAATTTACCCGGCATGCCGGGTATGCCAGATGTCAACGGCTCAATTCCTAAATTTACCCCTCAGAACGAAAATATATTGCAGGGGCTTGAAGTCGGGAATATTAGCTGGGCCGTAAACAGCCAGTTGATTCCGGGCGTACAAAACCTGTTCGGTATTAAAACCCAGCTACGGTTTGGCCGACTGAATGCAACTGTGGTGGCATCGCAGCAGCGATCGCGTAAAAACGAGATTGTCTTGAGGGGCGGTACGTCTAACCGGCCGTTTGAAATCCGTGCCGATCAGTATGACGAAAATCGACACTTTTTCCTGTCGCAGTTTTTTCGGGCCAATTACGAAGCATCGCTGAAAACATTGCCGCAGGTAACCTCGGGGGTAAATATTACCCGTGTAGAGGTGTATGTAACGAACCGCACTAACACCACCGAGTCGCTGCGGAACATTGCCGGTTTTCAGGATTTAGGAGAAGGCAACCCCTACAGTCAGACTAATCCGATTCTATCGCCCTTTTCGCGAAACAACCGTACCCCAACAGATAATGCGGCCAATGGTCTGTTCGGCAGACTAACCGGAAGTGCTGCCAATAATGGATTCCGGCAGGTAGATCAAACGAATGATGTGTTGACGGGCAGCAGCTATCAACTGGCCAAAGGGACAGATTACGACCTGTTGCGCGGAGCTAAACGCCTGACCGACCGTGAGTATAAACTTCAGCCCGAACTGGGCTATATCTCGCTGGTAACGGCCCTTCGGAATGACGAAATTCTGGCGGTTGCCTACGAATATACCTACCAGGGTCGGCGCTACAAAGTCGGGGAGTTGACAGAAGATTATCAGTCGCGCCAGAATAACGAGGTGCTGGTCCTGAAACTGCTTAAATCGGCCACACTGCGCAATAATCTTCAGTTGCCTATGTGGAACCTGATGATGAAAAACATCTATTCCCTTCCAACGGCGCAGATTACCCGGCAGGGATTTCAGTTACGGGTTATCTACAAAGACGATCTAACTGGCATCGACAACCCGAACTTACAGGAGGGAGCCATACAAAATATTCCGCTGGTGCAGGTGTTTGGTATGGATAGGCTCAACCAGCAGTTAGATGCCCAGCCCGATGGTAATTTTGATTTCGTGGAGGGGCTGACCATCGACAGTCGGTATGGAAAAATTATCTTTCCGACGCTGGAGCCGTTCGGTTCGTATCTGGCCTCGAAGCTGGGCAACGATGCCGCCTTGAGGTCCAAGTATGTTTTCGATCAATTGTACCGGACAACCCTAACCGATGCCCAGCAAATTGCCGACAAAAATAAGTTCTTCCTGAAAGGTGCCTATCAATCGGGAAACGGTGCCGAAGTGCAATTGCCATTGGGGGTCAGTGATCAATCCATTACCGTAACGGCCGGTGGTGTGCCGCTGGTTACCGGACAGGATTATGTTTTTGAATCCCAAACGGGTCGGTTGCGCATTATTAATGAAAGCGTGACCAATTCTGGCCGCGAGATCCGAATCAGTTACGAACAGCCAGATTTATTTCAGAATCAGATTCGAACCCTTGTGGGTACCCGTCTGGATTATACCGTAAACCGGGATGCAAGCATTGGTCTGACGGCCATGCACATGAAAGAGACCCCGGCAGGTTTCCTAACACGTGTGGCCCTTGGCAACGAGCCGGTCAACAATACGATTCTGGGCCTTAACGCCAATATTCGCAAAGATGCGCCCGGTTTAACCCGCCTGCTCGATGCGCTGCCGGGTGTGCAGACCAAAGCCCTGTCGACGGTGCAGATCAATGCCGAGGTCGCCCAGCTTTTTCCGGGAACTAACCAAAAAGCCCGTAATGAAAGCTATCTGGACGATTTTGAGGCCGCCCGCACCATATTCGATCTTACCCGCCAACCAACGCGCTGGCGGCTGGGAGCCACCCCTCAGCGCCAGCAGGCACCTATATTCCAGCAGGGTTCATTTGCCGATCCACTGCCGTTTGCCTACAACCGCGCCCGAATGTCGGTCTATACCGTTGACCCTAGTATTTTTAGCTCCGCAGGGTCGCTGGGTGTAGCCTCAAATATTGATCTGGACGACGTAAATGCCCACGTGTATGAACGTCCGTTTTTGCCGCAGGATTTGTTTCCGGGACGCTCGGCCAGGGTCGTACAGCTACCCGAAAGTATTCTGGACGTATCGTATTTTCCGTCCGAGCGGGGAATGTATAACTACAATACCAACCTGGATGCCAACGGTAACCTGCCTAATCCAAGACAAAACTTCGGGGCTGTAACACGGGCTATTTCTTCGGATATTGATTTCGATAATGCCAACATCGAAAACGTGACCTTCTGGCTCATGGACCCCTTTGTAACGGGAGCCGCCGGGGTAGTGCGTGGCAGCAACGTCGATACTAAAAATAAGAACAACACCACCGGCGGTAAGCTTTTCTTCAACCTCGGCGATATTTCGGAAGATGTCATTAAAGATGGTCGGTATGAGTTCGAGAATGGTTTTCCGGCCAGCGCCGATACGGCCAGTAACCGGATTGGGGGCGTTCAGACAACAAGCTGGGGGAAAGCGCCAACACAGCAGTTTGTTACAAACGCCTTCCAGAGTGGTGTTCGTGATCGGCAGGATATCGGGCTGGATGGGCTGAGTAGTCAGCCGACTATTCCGGATGGCGTTACCTCAGAACAGGACTTTTTTAGAAATTACCTGAACACCATCAGGACGCGGGTAACTGATCCCACCGCGCTGGCCGAAATTCAACAAGATCCTTCCGGCGACGATTTTAAATTCTATTTGGGCGACGAAGCCGACCAGCAAAAATACATTGTAGCGCGGTACAAACGGTTTATGGGTATGGAAAACAACTCGCCCGAAAACACCAGCACCAACCAGTATCTAACACCAGCATCCTCCACACTGCCTGATATTGAAGACCTCAATATCGACAACACCATCAACGACAACGAGGCCTATTACGAGTATGAAGTAGACCTGCGGCCCGGTAAGTTGGCCGTGGGACAAAAATACATTGTCGATAAAGTAACCGTCCCCTCCAAAAATGCACCCGGTGGCGTTGTTACCTGGTATCAGTTCCGGATTCCAATTCGGGAGCCGTCGGGGAAAGTGGGCAGCATTAACGGCTTTAAATCCATGCGCTTTATGCGTATGTACATGACCGATTTTGCCGAGCCTGTTGTGCTTCGTTTTGCCGAATTGCAAATGGAAGCCAACCAGTACCGCAAATACACCGGCGACCTGACCCAGCGCGGTTTGCAGGAAGTCCCTGAACCATACGATGCCAACTTTACGGTCTCGACTGTTAACGTCGAAGAAAACAGCAGCACACAAACAAGTGCGGTTGGTGGAGATAAATATACATACACGGTGCCGCCGAATTATGTTCGCGACCGCGATTATACCCAGCCGAATGTAGTTGAGCTTAATGAGCAGTCGATGCGCCTGAGCGTCACGAACCTGCGCGATGGCGACTCGCGCGGTGCCTTTCGCAACACAAATTTCAATTTGCTGTTTCGGGAGCGGATCAAAATGTTCGTACACATGCACAATCCAGATCGGGAGAGCCTGCCGGGTGTATCGACCTTTGTGCGGCTCGGCACCGATTATACCGAAAACTATTACGAGATCGAGATTCCTAACCTCATTAGTACCCAGCCTGGTAACCAGACATCCGAGACCGTCTGGCCTTCTTCCAATGAACTGGATCTGGCTCTGGAAGAACTTATTAACCTGAAAGCGAATCGAAACCGTCAGTTCACCCGTCGAACGTCGTTGCCCTACACGGAGCAGTCGACAACAGGCCGTTATTTACTCACGGTGGTGGGAAACCCGGATTTGAGTTCGGTGCAGTCGGTCATGATCGGGGTTCGTAATCCAAAAATTTCCGGCGACGGCGAACGGCCCAGAACGTTCACGGTGTGGGTCGATGAGTTCCGGGCCTATGGCTACGATCAGCACGCGGGTATGGCGGCCATTGGTTCGGTAAATATGAAGCTGGCCGATATCGGTACCCTCACCGCGTCGGGCCGAATCACGACCTTTGGCTTTGGTGGCGTGCAGACGCGCATTGGCGAACGGGCACTCGAAACCACTACCGAAATGGGCTTTTCGTCGGCTCTGTCGATTGATAAATTTCTGCCTGCCAGTTGGGGTCTTCGCATACCGCTTTACGTTAACTATGACCATCGGAATGTTGACCCGCACTTCGATCCGCTCGACCCTGATACACCGCTGGAAACGTCCCTCTCGACAAAATCCGAGGCCGACCGGGCCAGTTACCGCCAATTAGTACAGGACAATACAACCCGACGAGGGTACAATTTCTCGAATGTGAGAAAGGTGAAAACCGATCCAAATGCGAAAGCACACTTCTGGGATATTGAAAATTTTGCCTTTACCTATGCGTTCAACGACGCTAAGCGAACCAACATTCTCACGCAGGAATACCTCCAGCAACAGCATAAGGGCGGTATTGCGTATACGTTCAGCAGTCAGGCGAAGCCCTTTGAGCCTTTCCGCAATGTGGCTTCCTTTGAGGCTCCCTACTTGCGCTGGCTCAAGGATTTTAACATAACCTTGCTTCCTACGCTGGTGTCTATTCGGTCGGACATGGACCGGAGTTTTATAAAAACACAACTTCGCTCATCCGATTTGACGACCAACGGGATTGTGCCTCAATTCGAGAAGTACTTTTTGTTTAATCGGTACTACGACCTCACTTGGAACCTGACACGTAGTTTGGTTCTGACCTACCATGCGCAGGCGAATGCCATAATTGATGAACCCGCCGGTGATATCAACACCCAGGCCAAGCGCGACTCGATCATCAACAGCATTAAGCATTTAGGTCGGATGAAAAACTTTGTGCAGGACATCCGGGCTACATACCGTCTGCCGTTGGACAAGATTCCGTTGCTCGACTGGATTGCCGCCGATGCCATCTATGGCGTAGGTTACCAGTTTCAGGCCAACTCCTATGGCGTTGTCGATTCGCTGGGTGTGCCGTTTGGCAACGTTCTGCGCAACAATCGTGAGCAGGGTATTACGGGGCGGGTGGATTTAATTCGGTTATATAACAAGATCCGGTATCTGCGCTTTGCCAATACGCCGTCGCCCGTTCGGAAAAACTTTGCCCGCAACCCCGGCGATTTTGAAGATATCGAGCGGAGTGAAAGTAAAATACTCAAGAACTTTACGCGGGCTTTGCTAACCGTACGCGGCATTAATTTCTCGTATACCCGGCAAGAGTCTACCATTCTGCCCGGTTTTCTGCCAACGCCCAAACTGTTCGGGTTAAGCGCTGATAATGCGCCGGGACTTGGATTTGTATTGGGTAATCAGGATCATAACATTATCTACAAAGCTGCCGATAAAGGCTGGCTTTCGCCAAGCACGGTATTGAATACGGCTTTCCAGCAAAACATTACCAAAAAGTTTACGGCAAGTACAACGCTGGAGCCGTTCAAAGACTTCCGAATGCAGATCAACTGGCGTCTCGATCGTACCGATGCTTATCAGGAATACTACCGGCCCGCTACCCAGGGAGGACCCTTCGAGACGCAGACCCCCGTGCGTAGTGGTCAATTCAGTATGTCTTTCTGGTCATTCAGGACGGCATTTGAGGGGCTTAGAAAAGATAACTCATCGCCTATTTTCGATCGGTTTGAAGCCTATCGGGACACGTTTATTAAACGATTGACAGCCGCCAGTCCGGAAGGGAAAGGACAATACAACAAAACATCGCAGGATGTCCTGATTCCGGCTTTTTTCGCTGCCTATAGCGGGCAGCCTGTCGAGAAAGCGCAGCTATCTCCTTTTTATAGTTTCCCGTTGCCAAACTGGACCGTTGCTTACAATGGCTTGTCGGGCCTGGAGTTCATAAAGAAGAAGTTTAGTGCCTTCACAATTAATCACAGCTATTCGTCAACCTATAGCGTGGGTAACTTTACATCGAACCTGGACTATGGGGCTGCTTATGTGAATCTGGCGGTACAGAACTTTGCACCGGGTACGATTCGTGATCAGACCGGCCAGTTGCTGCCATTATTTGCAAACCAGCTAAATCAATATGTTCCGATTGTGGCGATGAGTACCATCACGATGTCGGAAAAGTTCCAGCCGTTGATTGGTGTACAACTACAAACCAAGAGCCGCATAAACGGTCGGGTAGAGTATAGCCAAAGCCGGGATGTTGCCCTGAGTTTATCCAACTCGCAGGTAGCGGAATTCAGCACAAAAGATCTGATGGTTTCGCTGGGCTTTACCAAGCAAAACGTACGGATTCCATTCCGGATCAATGGGGCCTACAAACGTCTGAAAAACGACCTGAACTTCACCTGCAACTTAACCCTTCGCGATGCCCGCGATGTGCAGCGGAAGCTGGATGCCGAGTTTACTATTCTCAGTCGGTCTGTGTTGAATTTTCAGTTGAATCCGCAGCTTAGCTACATTGTTAACCGTCGGCTTAACTTTAACGTGTACTTTACGCGCTCGTTCAACGATCCATTTGTTTCCACGGTTTTCCCCCAGGCCACGACCTCGGGCGGTGTGCGCGTAAAGTTCAATCTGGCTGAGTAG
- a CDS encoding DUF4199 domain-containing protein, protein MKSIINYFSHPLLKIPLLAGLTTGVLCFLYFLGLYAIGVPALGNIRVLDFGIHIIVMVGTVWYYRKYIGHGHLHLWEGLTIGYVLNTMAALLTGWLVYLFVSYVDPGVFAEYVTNSKKLLLEGKAQITDQFGPETFAQQWSKVVNMEPGVLLPDELTKKTALAVLPVLIISLIFRKQDYSIMQDPNKL, encoded by the coding sequence ATGAAAAGTATCATCAACTATTTTAGCCATCCCCTGTTAAAAATCCCGCTTCTGGCCGGACTAACGACGGGTGTTCTTTGCTTTCTGTATTTTCTTGGTCTATACGCCATCGGCGTACCGGCACTTGGGAATATCAGGGTACTCGATTTCGGTATTCACATTATCGTTATGGTCGGAACGGTCTGGTATTACAGAAAATATATTGGCCACGGGCATCTGCATTTATGGGAAGGGTTAACTATTGGGTATGTGCTCAATACGATGGCGGCTTTACTGACAGGATGGCTTGTTTATCTATTTGTTTCATATGTTGACCCCGGTGTTTTTGCCGAATACGTCACAAACTCTAAAAAACTCCTGTTGGAGGGAAAGGCACAAATTACCGATCAGTTTGGTCCCGAAACTTTTGCCCAGCAATGGTCTAAAGTAGTAAACATGGAACCTGGTGTGCTACTCCCCGACGAGCTGACAAAGAAAACGGCTCTGGCTGTGCTTCCGGTTCTCATCATTTCGCTTATCTTCCGCAAGCAGGACTATAGTATCATGCAAGATCCAAACAAACTATGA
- a CDS encoding aldo/keto reductase — MNYKSLGNTGVLVSEICLGTMTFGGNGYWKAMGELQQNAVNDIVKTAIDNGINFIDTANVYSFGESERLLGQALKSLGLSRDELVIATKVRGRMSEGKNQVGLGRLQIMQQLEGSLKRLQVDHVDLYQIHGFDPITPLEETMRGLEDVVRSGKVRYIGCSNLAAWQVMKANGIADKYGWTKFISTQNYYSIAGRDLENELVPMVQDQQMGILPWSPLAGGFLSGKYTRDNKPEGDSRRLAFDFPPVNQEHAYDIIDTMQTIAEAHHVSVARIALAWVLAKPGVTSVIIGAKNTDQLLDNIKAVDVSLTTEQLQQLDEVSATPKPYPQWMIQRQSGDRMGAYNFSPNQSAVAAK; from the coding sequence ATGAACTACAAATCACTCGGCAATACAGGTGTATTGGTATCCGAAATTTGCCTTGGTACCATGACTTTCGGCGGTAACGGCTATTGGAAAGCAATGGGCGAACTCCAGCAAAATGCCGTTAATGATATCGTTAAAACAGCTATCGACAATGGCATAAATTTTATTGATACCGCCAATGTCTATTCATTTGGCGAATCTGAACGCTTGCTTGGTCAGGCACTAAAATCGCTGGGCCTGTCGCGCGATGAACTTGTCATTGCAACCAAAGTACGCGGACGTATGAGCGAAGGTAAAAACCAGGTTGGCTTGGGCCGTCTGCAAATCATGCAGCAACTGGAAGGAAGCCTCAAACGCCTTCAGGTCGACCATGTGGATCTGTATCAAATTCACGGATTTGACCCAATAACACCCCTCGAAGAAACCATGCGCGGGCTGGAAGATGTAGTTCGAAGTGGTAAGGTGCGCTACATTGGTTGCTCAAATCTGGCGGCCTGGCAGGTCATGAAGGCCAATGGCATTGCCGACAAATACGGTTGGACGAAGTTTATTTCGACCCAGAACTATTATTCCATTGCCGGGCGCGACCTCGAAAATGAGCTGGTTCCTATGGTACAGGATCAGCAGATGGGCATCTTGCCCTGGAGCCCGCTGGCGGGTGGTTTCCTGTCGGGTAAGTACACCCGTGATAATAAACCCGAAGGCGACTCGCGCCGACTGGCCTTCGACTTTCCTCCGGTAAATCAGGAACATGCCTACGATATTATCGACACAATGCAAACCATTGCCGAGGCTCACCATGTTTCTGTCGCCCGTATTGCCTTAGCGTGGGTGCTGGCAAAGCCCGGCGTGACGAGTGTAATTATTGGCGCAAAAAATACTGACCAGCTTCTGGACAATATCAAGGCCGTTGACGTAAGCCTGACAACCGAGCAACTTCAACAACTTGACGAGGTTAGCGCCACACCGAAACCCTACCCGCAATGGATGATCCAGCGGCAGAGTGGCGACCGGATGGGCGCCTATAATTTTTCACCTAACCAGTCAGCGGTAGCAGCAAAGTAA
- a CDS encoding dihydroorotase, protein MQLLIRSAHIVDAASSFDGQVRDILVENGLIRQIGEHLSVDAAVRVIEADNLHVSSGWVDMRVSTQDPGYEHKEDLTTVCQAATAGGFTDIAVLPNTQPVVDAKGTLGYVRRMAEGQPVSVHVIAAVTKKAIGEDFTEMLDLHHGGAVAFSDGSHPLQNPDLLLKTLQYLQPINGLLMNRPEEMLLTQFGQMHEGVQSTLLGLKGIPALAEELMVERDLRLLEYVTRVETRDSIENSAITEVPPALHFSTISTARSVELIRQAKAQGMPISCDVAAHQLVFDDSALADFDTNLKVNPPFRSTDDVAALWAGLADGTIDAIVSDHTPQDAESKNLEFDQAEFGIIGLETVFGSTITHNQNLTLAQLIDKLTVRPRHILRLPVVTIAEGQPASLTLFDPTAVWTYNRTLSKSKNSPFLGKTLTGQVVGTVHHGQFNAKS, encoded by the coding sequence ATGCAACTCCTAATTCGTTCTGCCCACATTGTTGATGCCGCTTCATCGTTCGATGGGCAGGTGCGTGATATTCTGGTCGAAAATGGCCTGATCCGTCAAATTGGTGAACATCTCTCCGTCGACGCTGCTGTTCGGGTAATAGAAGCCGATAATCTGCATGTTTCCTCTGGTTGGGTCGACATGCGCGTGTCGACACAAGACCCCGGCTATGAGCATAAGGAAGATTTGACGACTGTTTGCCAGGCTGCAACAGCTGGTGGTTTTACAGACATTGCCGTGTTGCCGAACACACAGCCGGTTGTTGATGCCAAAGGGACATTGGGTTATGTTCGGCGCATGGCCGAAGGGCAGCCTGTGAGTGTCCACGTTATTGCGGCCGTAACCAAAAAAGCGATTGGTGAGGATTTTACGGAAATGCTCGACCTGCATCACGGTGGCGCTGTTGCCTTCTCGGATGGAAGCCACCCGCTCCAAAATCCCGATTTACTGCTCAAAACATTACAGTACCTGCAACCCATCAATGGGTTGCTGATGAACCGCCCCGAAGAAATGTTGCTGACCCAATTCGGGCAAATGCACGAGGGTGTTCAAAGCACCCTGCTGGGTCTGAAAGGAATTCCCGCTTTGGCTGAGGAATTGATGGTTGAGCGCGACTTGCGGCTACTGGAGTACGTAACGCGGGTGGAAACCCGCGATTCAATAGAAAATTCAGCAATTACCGAGGTGCCACCTGCTCTTCACTTCTCCACAATCTCCACGGCTCGTTCGGTTGAGCTAATCCGGCAGGCAAAAGCACAGGGAATGCCAATAAGCTGCGACGTAGCGGCTCACCAGCTTGTTTTCGACGATTCGGCACTGGCTGATTTCGACACCAACCTAAAAGTAAATCCGCCTTTTCGGTCAACAGACGATGTAGCTGCTTTGTGGGCGGGTCTGGCCGATGGCACTATCGACGCTATCGTATCCGATCATACACCACAGGACGCCGAAAGCAAAAACCTGGAATTCGATCAGGCCGAATTTGGTATCATTGGCCTCGAAACGGTCTTTGGTAGTACAATAACGCATAACCAGAACCTGACGCTGGCGCAACTTATTGATAAACTCACTGTTCGCCCCCGCCATATTCTGCGCTTGCCAGTAGTAACTATTGCCGAGGGGCAACCCGCCAGCCTGACGTTGTTCGACCCAACTGCTGTTTGGACGTATAATCGGACACTCTCTAAATCCAAAAATTCGCCTTTTCTGGGTAAAACCCTTACGGGTCAAGTTGTTGGCACGGTACACCACGGCCAATTCAATGCTAAATCATGA
- the gcvH gene encoding glycine cleavage system protein GcvH, with the protein MNFPAELSYTEDHEWIRIEADGTAVIGITEFAQHELGDIIFIDVATVGQSLAKGDVFGAVEAVKTVSDLFLPIEGEILELNPAIEKSPELLNSDPYGEGWIIRLKPADASQQDGLLTADTYQELVGA; encoded by the coding sequence ATGAATTTTCCAGCAGAACTAAGCTATACGGAGGATCACGAATGGATTCGGATCGAAGCTGACGGTACCGCCGTGATTGGTATTACTGAATTCGCACAACACGAATTGGGCGATATTATCTTCATCGATGTGGCAACCGTTGGTCAATCGCTTGCCAAAGGTGACGTTTTTGGTGCCGTTGAGGCTGTCAAAACCGTATCAGACTTGTTTTTGCCGATAGAAGGTGAAATTCTGGAACTAAATCCTGCCATCGAAAAATCACCTGAGTTGCTCAACAGCGACCCCTATGGTGAAGGCTGGATTATCCGTCTGAAACCCGCCGATGCATCGCAGCAGGATGGCTTATTAACCGCTGATACATACCAGGAGTTAGTAGGTGCCTGA